One window from the genome of Sandaracinaceae bacterium encodes:
- a CDS encoding mechanosensitive ion channel, with amino-acid sequence MTVRASLTPCRVLLVGRCIALLTVLGMVTPLSAQTPPPEGVAPARNTEADAADAPARPAWRRRAAARDAGVPVQDEGSVSEADATAREAGAPEGRDSEPSEPPVGVEADADREAAEDPPHTDTTDPSAAPTPLAAPSAASEAMDAGVPSEALPDAGPPDASVAAPAALVVDAGVPADAGVLPVVAPVPPPAPTTTFVQVPMPFVPPTEVGDPWEGLREIIPGIPTGGIGPLGLLALLALMALISGVIERLRARLLRDGWLPTLLSFVQVAARLLALLIALALVIQVVPANVRWVVYFILMASGAALGWSMRDVMPDLIAGIVIVFERRIRRGMWIRSDEFSGAVERIGLRSSWLRDSKGHRVAVPNRMLMQIPIVSDEEGDTVQEVVLRLGSKGNAADIRRALRDAVLASPWTTPQCEPQVLRDPVDPELWQVRGRLLSASFASAFQGQLLERAEAHLATLEAKAARPRETTVGEEGAGASPATTKHPKLDKGEKPDKPQEKPPKTPAS; translated from the coding sequence ATGACCGTGCGCGCCTCGCTCACCCCTTGCCGAGTGCTCCTCGTGGGCCGCTGCATCGCGCTGCTCACGGTGCTCGGCATGGTCACGCCGCTGTCGGCACAGACCCCGCCGCCCGAAGGGGTTGCGCCCGCGCGGAACACCGAGGCGGACGCCGCCGACGCACCGGCGCGCCCCGCATGGCGACGACGCGCCGCAGCCCGCGACGCGGGGGTGCCTGTGCAGGACGAGGGCTCCGTCAGCGAAGCCGACGCGACAGCCCGAGAAGCGGGCGCTCCGGAAGGCCGCGACAGCGAGCCGAGCGAGCCCCCCGTCGGAGTCGAAGCGGACGCGGACCGCGAGGCCGCCGAGGACCCACCCCACACCGACACCACCGATCCCAGCGCGGCCCCCACGCCGCTCGCGGCCCCGTCGGCAGCCAGCGAGGCCATGGACGCCGGTGTGCCCAGCGAAGCGCTGCCGGACGCCGGCCCGCCGGACGCCAGCGTCGCTGCACCCGCTGCCCTGGTGGTCGACGCCGGTGTGCCCGCTGACGCCGGTGTCCTACCGGTCGTCGCACCCGTACCGCCACCCGCGCCCACCACCACCTTCGTGCAGGTGCCCATGCCCTTCGTGCCACCCACCGAGGTGGGCGACCCGTGGGAGGGCCTGCGCGAGATCATCCCCGGCATTCCCACGGGAGGCATTGGCCCGCTCGGCCTGCTCGCGCTGCTCGCGCTCATGGCCCTGATTTCAGGCGTCATCGAGCGACTGCGCGCACGGCTGTTGCGGGACGGCTGGCTGCCCACGCTGCTGTCCTTCGTGCAGGTCGCGGCGCGCCTGCTGGCGCTGCTCATCGCGCTGGCGCTCGTCATCCAGGTGGTCCCCGCGAACGTCCGCTGGGTGGTCTACTTCATCCTCATGGCCAGCGGCGCCGCGCTGGGCTGGTCCATGCGCGACGTCATGCCCGACCTGATCGCCGGCATCGTGATCGTGTTCGAGCGGCGTATCCGGCGCGGCATGTGGATCCGCTCCGACGAGTTCTCCGGCGCCGTGGAGCGCATCGGCCTGCGCTCCAGCTGGCTGCGCGACAGCAAGGGGCACCGCGTGGCCGTGCCAAACCGCATGCTCATGCAGATCCCCATCGTGAGCGACGAAGAGGGCGACACCGTGCAGGAGGTGGTGCTGCGGCTCGGCAGCAAGGGCAACGCGGCCGACATCCGCCGCGCGCTGCGCGACGCCGTGCTGGCGTCTCCGTGGACCACGCCACAGTGCGAGCCACAGGTGCTGCGCGACCCCGTGGACCCGGAGCTCTGGCAGGTACGCGGCAGGCTGCTCTCGGCCAGCTTCGCGTCGGCCTTCCAGGGGCAGCTGCTGGAGCGCGCGGAGGCGCACTTGGCGACGCTAGAGGCCAAGGCCGCGCGGCCGCGCGAAACCACGGTGGGTGAGGAGGGCGCCGGGGCGAGCCCAGCGACCACCAAGCACCCGAAGCTGGACAAGGGCGAGAAGCCTGACAAGCCTCAGGAGAAGCCGCCCAAGACGCCCGCCTCATGA
- a CDS encoding protein kinase has protein sequence MGHPVRLGAFYLQDQIGQGGMGAVWRGVHLQRGQPVAVKVLSLERAREPRSLATFRREVRAVARLNHDAIVSVLDHGVITPAAAYEARGRLVAGSPFLVMELAEGTLASAYPAVTWDATYAVLARLLTALAHAHARGIVHRDLKPANVLWVRRAPNYPPDLKLTDFGLAHVITQDDAGGRTRAAGTPAYMAPEQFRGAMRDFGPWTDLYALGCLAYQLAAGRRPFDARTEAEHAQAHLHSIPLPLVPRFLVPDGYEDWVRRLLAKNPMARYRCAADALYALDKLVAGLPASDLPPRPSDEPGPSPWETGEVVATQTMTVMGEAESKPSAPIEITNDGTVSERPPRVPPPDSQRVSLSTQLQEVSNTSARSQPTVITDIIPFEPDESLWEPSEAPPTPERWMTAQEPLPDTLLGAGLGLFGVREVPLVGRQVARDQMWDALRRVRHEARPHVLVLEGPSGFGKTRLATWVCERAHEVGSAEVLRAKHEPDSEAGDALLRLAEQRLNTRGLDRKMTLARVRRLLRAEGVDDEREWEGLAALATPASSADETDAVRVVQPSARFALLSRLLQRASAERPLIVAFDDVQWDALTLYFVEYVLDYAATPLPLLFVLTVQEEAIAERPAERAQLELMEARSDVTVIRVGPLDPPEHLTLVASLLRFESELAASIARRTAGNPLFATQLIGDWVQRGVLELSKRGFALREGASADLPDDLFSVWTQRVARAVEGIEDGRVALELAATFGRVVPVDEWRSACLVLRLAVPKDFLSEMLRAQLMELEDPLDHTMSKVCFVHGMLREALERSARERDVRPHLHGAVADVLRPKLTDGEVDVAERLAMHLRAANRLREAVAPLRIAADVRRKRGEIERSLQLLDLHSRTLIDIEADPQHVEWVDNLLMRTEAAWKQGALTRASRLADEALDLAVLANQPFQLAHARYLRGYLDVHLGKLDAAEPLLFESAQDFDLLGRRVESARAMRGLGFSATLRGDHPLAFGAYLTALETCRAYDDMHGAAASLAGLGFSSPHDPTASAGHLEEALALFERVGDLFGVASTLNNLADLHRRAGHLAEAEAHYRRALGISQSQGAAQLEATIVGGLCLVLIREARYDEALRELEVAWRMADVLGQVGALAALHALSLPCAVVAKDRASWAEHEGRLSARVNDEAVLDRAVIEAVELAGDLSQQAGDLERARRAWTLAARLFANAGLRDKAGALRAKATD, from the coding sequence ATGGGGCATCCCGTCCGCCTGGGAGCGTTCTATCTCCAAGACCAAATCGGTCAGGGCGGAATGGGTGCCGTCTGGCGCGGGGTGCACCTGCAGCGTGGCCAGCCCGTCGCGGTGAAGGTGTTGTCGCTCGAGCGCGCGCGCGAGCCTCGCTCGCTGGCCACCTTCCGCCGTGAGGTGCGCGCCGTCGCCCGGCTGAATCACGACGCCATCGTGTCGGTGCTGGACCACGGCGTCATCACACCCGCTGCGGCTTACGAAGCGCGCGGGCGCCTGGTGGCGGGCAGCCCCTTCCTGGTCATGGAGCTGGCCGAGGGCACGCTGGCGTCGGCCTACCCGGCCGTCACCTGGGACGCCACCTATGCCGTGCTGGCGCGCCTGCTCACGGCGCTGGCCCACGCCCACGCGCGCGGCATCGTGCACCGCGACTTGAAGCCCGCGAACGTGCTGTGGGTGCGGCGCGCGCCCAACTACCCGCCGGACCTGAAGCTCACCGACTTCGGCCTGGCGCACGTCATCACGCAGGACGACGCGGGTGGCCGCACGCGCGCCGCAGGCACGCCGGCCTACATGGCGCCCGAGCAGTTCCGCGGGGCCATGCGCGACTTCGGTCCGTGGACCGACCTCTATGCGCTGGGCTGCCTGGCGTATCAGCTGGCCGCGGGGCGCCGTCCGTTCGATGCGCGCACGGAGGCCGAGCACGCGCAGGCGCACCTGCATTCCATCCCGCTCCCGCTGGTGCCCCGTTTCCTGGTGCCGGATGGCTACGAAGACTGGGTGCGCCGGCTGCTGGCGAAGAACCCGATGGCTCGCTATCGCTGCGCTGCCGACGCGCTGTACGCGCTGGACAAGCTGGTGGCCGGGTTGCCCGCAAGCGACCTTCCGCCGCGGCCCAGCGACGAGCCCGGCCCGTCGCCCTGGGAAACCGGCGAGGTCGTGGCCACGCAGACCATGACCGTCATGGGCGAGGCCGAGTCGAAGCCCTCGGCGCCCATCGAAATCACGAACGACGGCACCGTCAGCGAGCGTCCTCCGCGCGTGCCACCCCCCGACAGCCAGCGTGTGTCGCTCTCCACGCAGCTGCAGGAGGTCTCGAACACGTCGGCGCGCTCGCAGCCCACCGTCATCACCGACATCATCCCCTTCGAGCCGGACGAGAGCCTGTGGGAGCCGAGTGAGGCGCCACCCACTCCCGAGCGCTGGATGACCGCGCAGGAGCCGCTTCCGGACACGCTGCTGGGAGCAGGCCTCGGGCTGTTCGGTGTGCGCGAGGTGCCGCTGGTGGGCCGCCAGGTGGCGCGCGATCAGATGTGGGATGCGCTGCGGCGCGTGCGCCACGAGGCGCGCCCGCACGTGCTGGTGCTGGAGGGGCCCAGCGGCTTCGGCAAGACGCGCCTGGCCACGTGGGTGTGCGAGCGCGCGCACGAGGTGGGCAGCGCCGAGGTGCTGCGCGCCAAGCACGAGCCCGACAGCGAAGCCGGTGACGCGCTCCTGCGCCTGGCCGAGCAGCGCCTCAACACACGCGGGCTCGACCGCAAGATGACGCTGGCGCGCGTGCGCCGTTTGCTTCGCGCCGAGGGCGTGGACGACGAGCGCGAGTGGGAGGGCCTGGCCGCGCTGGCCACGCCCGCCAGCAGCGCGGACGAGACCGACGCCGTGCGCGTGGTGCAGCCCTCCGCGCGCTTCGCGCTGCTGTCGCGGCTGCTGCAGCGAGCCAGCGCGGAGCGGCCGCTGATCGTGGCGTTCGACGACGTGCAGTGGGACGCGCTCACGCTCTACTTCGTGGAGTACGTGCTGGACTACGCGGCCACTCCGCTGCCGCTGCTGTTCGTGCTCACCGTGCAGGAAGAGGCCATCGCCGAGCGGCCGGCCGAGCGCGCGCAGCTGGAGCTCATGGAGGCACGCTCCGACGTCACCGTGATCCGCGTGGGCCCGCTGGACCCACCCGAGCACCTCACGCTGGTGGCCAGTCTGCTGCGCTTCGAGAGCGAGCTGGCGGCCAGCATCGCGCGGCGCACGGCCGGCAACCCGCTGTTTGCCACGCAGCTGATCGGCGACTGGGTGCAGCGCGGCGTGCTGGAGCTGAGCAAGCGCGGCTTCGCCCTGCGCGAGGGGGCCAGCGCCGACTTGCCCGACGACCTCTTCAGCGTGTGGACGCAGCGCGTGGCGCGCGCCGTGGAGGGCATCGAGGACGGCCGCGTGGCGCTCGAGTTGGCCGCCACCTTCGGGCGCGTAGTGCCCGTGGACGAGTGGCGCAGCGCGTGCCTGGTGCTGCGCCTGGCCGTGCCCAAGGACTTCCTGAGCGAGATGCTGCGCGCGCAGCTCATGGAGCTGGAGGACCCGCTCGACCACACCATGAGCAAGGTGTGCTTCGTGCACGGCATGTTGCGCGAGGCCTTGGAGCGCAGCGCGCGCGAGCGTGACGTGCGGCCGCACCTGCACGGCGCGGTGGCCGACGTGCTGCGCCCCAAGCTCACCGACGGCGAGGTGGACGTGGCCGAGCGCCTGGCCATGCACCTGCGCGCGGCCAACCGCTTGCGCGAGGCCGTGGCCCCGCTGCGCATCGCCGCCGACGTGCGCCGCAAGCGCGGTGAGATCGAGCGCTCGCTCCAGCTGCTGGACCTGCACTCGCGCACGCTGATCGACATCGAGGCCGACCCTCAGCACGTGGAGTGGGTGGACAACCTGCTCATGCGCACCGAGGCTGCGTGGAAGCAGGGCGCCCTCACCCGCGCGTCACGCCTGGCGGACGAAGCGCTGGACCTGGCCGTGCTCGCCAACCAGCCCTTCCAGCTGGCGCACGCGCGCTACCTGCGCGGCTACCTGGACGTGCACCTGGGCAAGCTGGACGCCGCCGAGCCGCTGCTCTTCGAGTCGGCGCAGGACTTCGACCTCCTGGGCCGCCGCGTGGAGTCCGCGCGCGCCATGCGGGGCCTCGGCTTCTCGGCCACCCTGCGGGGAGACCACCCGCTGGCCTTCGGGGCATACCTCACCGCGCTCGAGACCTGCCGCGCATATGACGACATGCACGGGGCCGCGGCGAGCTTGGCGGGCCTGGGCTTCTCGTCGCCCCACGACCCCACCGCCAGCGCCGGCCACCTGGAAGAAGCGCTGGCCCTCTTCGAGCGCGTGGGCGACCTCTTTGGCGTGGCCTCCACCCTCAACAACCTGGCCGACCTGCACCGCCGTGCCGGGCACTTGGCCGAGGCCGAGGCCCACTACCGCCGCGCCCTGGGCATCAGCCAGAGCCAGGGCGCAGCCCAGCTGGAGGCCACCATCGTGGGCGGCTTGTGCCTGGTGCTCATCCGCGAGGCCCGCTACGACGAAGCCCTGCGCGAGCTCGAGGTGGCGTGGCGCATGGCCGACGTGCTCGGCCAGGTGGGCGCGCTGGCCGCGCTGCACGCCTTGAGTCTGCCGTGCGCCGTGGTGGCCAAAGACCGCGCCAGCTGGGCGGAGCACGAGGGCCGATTGAGCGCACGGGTGAACGACGAGGCCGTGCTGGACCGCGCGGTGATCGAGGCGGTGGAGCTGGCCGGCGACTTGTCGCAGCAGGCCGGCGACTTGGAGAGGGCCAGGCGCGCGTGGACGTTGGCCGCGCGGCTGTTCGCGAACGCCGGGCTGCGCGACAAGGCCGGGGCGCTGCGGGCCAAGGCCACGGACTGA
- a CDS encoding pyridoxal-phosphate dependent enzyme, translating to MTHTLAQRFPGLDTLVRADLLGPLPTPVTALPRLSRMTSTELFIKRDDRSAQHYGGNKARKLAYLIGEATAQGADTLLTVGAFGSHHVLATSIHGARHGFAVHGVLVPQPFTSHVERNLLAGLGAGATHHPVRHSALAPAELLRVMARLRLSRRRPYLIPHGGTSPLGALGYVDAGLELVAQIDAGQTPEPQAIYMALGSGGTAVGFAVGLAAGGLRVPIIAARVTPRLVAPRAMVDGLIERVVHDLHARDPRFPRVAEAAKRLVTITDESRGAGYGQPDDAATRASELALSEDIELDPTYTAKAFAQMLRHAEGERRGQRLLFIHTLSSTDLGPFTSRAPALPRWTDRYRTGRG from the coding sequence ATGACCCACACGCTCGCACAACGCTTCCCCGGACTCGACACACTGGTGCGGGCCGACCTGCTGGGCCCGCTGCCCACCCCGGTCACCGCGCTCCCGCGTCTCAGCCGCATGACCAGCACCGAGCTGTTCATCAAGCGCGATGACCGCTCAGCGCAGCACTACGGCGGCAACAAGGCGCGCAAGCTAGCCTACTTGATCGGCGAGGCCACGGCCCAGGGTGCCGACACGCTGCTCACGGTGGGAGCGTTCGGCTCGCACCACGTGCTAGCCACCTCCATTCACGGCGCGCGGCACGGCTTCGCGGTGCACGGCGTGCTGGTCCCGCAGCCCTTCACCTCGCACGTGGAGCGCAACCTGCTGGCGGGCCTCGGCGCCGGGGCCACCCACCACCCCGTGCGGCACTCGGCGCTCGCGCCCGCAGAGCTGCTGCGCGTCATGGCGCGCCTGCGGCTCTCGCGCCGGCGGCCCTACCTCATCCCGCATGGCGGCACTTCCCCACTGGGGGCGCTCGGCTACGTGGACGCGGGCCTCGAGCTGGTCGCCCAGATCGACGCCGGACAGACGCCCGAGCCGCAGGCCATCTACATGGCGCTCGGCAGCGGCGGCACCGCCGTGGGGTTCGCGGTGGGGCTGGCCGCAGGGGGCCTGCGCGTGCCCATCATCGCCGCGCGAGTCACGCCCCGCCTGGTAGCTCCGCGCGCCATGGTGGACGGCCTGATCGAGCGCGTGGTGCACGACCTGCACGCGCGCGACCCGCGCTTCCCGCGCGTGGCCGAGGCCGCCAAGCGCTTGGTGACCATCACCGACGAGAGCCGCGGCGCGGGCTACGGTCAGCCCGATGACGCCGCCACGCGCGCGAGCGAGCTGGCCCTCTCGGAGGACATCGAGCTGGACCCCACGTACACCGCCAAGGCCTTCGCACAGATGCTGCGGCACGCCGAGGGCGAGCGCCGTGGGCAGCGCCTGCTGTTCATCCACACGCTGAGCTCCACGGACCTGGGTCCCTTCACCAGCCGCGCGCCGGCGCTGCCACGCTGGACCGACCGCTACCGCACGGGCCGCGGCTAG
- a CDS encoding HAMP domain-containing protein, which translates to MRHETRPFRSIAARLSLTTTALVASVLVAVVAVWTTSQQRAIRDATQHEASSIATSLAAAWANELIDENWSQIRTMLSVVIEQSPDIVYVFVTDRRQHDRVIAAVPDDQIDRFVPDLVPLRTTEAANADTQDARELETHLLRDVTFEGEPRARRGDRIVEVAADIRAFEGTESFGVLRVGISTARIERVLADTAKDVVLIAAGFLVLGLLGSLFVAQRIASPVRSLERSAARMAEGDLAHRANVQRTDEIGALAATFNDMAGTLEASFGRLEATVTSFERFVPRKFLGVVAPDGIEKIRVGERATRTITILFSDIRGYTSLSEAMSAEQMFELLNDYLARMGNEIDPRGGFIDKYIGDAIMALFDEEHTDEALLACLAMRRSLAEWNVERKARGEPPIDTGIGLHRGEVIMGTVGYRSRIDSTVIGDAVNLASRIEGMTKNYGCAILVTDEVKDALLHPERFKITLVDAAVKVKGKDIAVALYSVEEPANVPRPELG; encoded by the coding sequence ATGAGACACGAGACCCGGCCGTTCCGCTCCATCGCCGCGCGTCTCTCGCTCACCACCACGGCGCTCGTGGCGAGCGTGCTCGTGGCGGTGGTGGCCGTGTGGACCACCAGCCAGCAGCGGGCCATCCGCGACGCCACGCAGCACGAGGCCAGCTCCATCGCCACCAGCCTCGCGGCGGCGTGGGCCAACGAGCTCATCGACGAGAACTGGAGCCAGATCCGCACCATGCTCAGCGTGGTCATCGAGCAGAGCCCGGACATCGTCTATGTGTTCGTGACCGACCGGCGGCAGCACGACCGGGTCATCGCGGCCGTGCCCGACGACCAGATCGACCGCTTCGTGCCCGACCTGGTCCCGCTCCGTACCACCGAGGCTGCGAACGCCGACACCCAAGACGCGCGCGAGCTCGAGACGCACCTGCTGCGCGACGTGACGTTCGAAGGGGAGCCGCGCGCGCGCCGGGGCGACCGCATCGTGGAGGTGGCGGCCGACATCCGCGCCTTCGAGGGGACCGAGAGCTTCGGGGTGCTGCGCGTGGGCATCTCCACCGCGCGCATCGAGCGCGTGCTGGCCGACACCGCGAAAGACGTGGTGCTCATCGCCGCGGGCTTCCTGGTGCTGGGGCTGCTCGGGTCGCTCTTCGTGGCCCAGCGCATCGCGAGCCCGGTCCGCTCGCTCGAGCGCAGCGCCGCGCGCATGGCCGAGGGAGACCTCGCCCATCGCGCGAACGTCCAGCGCACCGACGAGATCGGGGCGCTCGCGGCCACGTTCAACGACATGGCTGGCACGCTCGAGGCCAGCTTCGGGCGGCTGGAGGCCACCGTCACCTCGTTCGAGCGCTTCGTGCCGCGCAAGTTCCTGGGCGTGGTGGCGCCCGACGGCATCGAGAAGATCCGCGTGGGCGAGCGGGCCACGCGCACCATCACCATCCTGTTCAGCGACATCCGCGGCTACACCTCGCTCTCCGAGGCCATGAGCGCGGAGCAGATGTTCGAGCTGCTCAACGACTACCTCGCGCGCATGGGCAACGAGATCGACCCGCGCGGCGGCTTCATCGACAAGTACATCGGCGACGCGATCATGGCGCTCTTCGACGAGGAGCACACGGACGAGGCGCTGCTCGCCTGCCTCGCCATGCGCCGCTCGCTGGCCGAGTGGAACGTGGAGCGCAAGGCGCGTGGTGAGCCGCCCATCGACACCGGCATCGGCCTGCACCGCGGCGAGGTGATCATGGGCACCGTGGGCTACCGCAGCCGCATCGACTCCACGGTCATCGGCGACGCGGTGAACCTGGCCTCGCGCATCGAGGGCATGACCAAGAATTACGGCTGCGCCATCCTCGTGACCGACGAGGTGAAGGACGCGCTCCTGCACCCGGAGCGCTTCAAGATCACGCTGGTGGACGCAGCGGTGAAGGTGAAGGGCAAGGACATCGCCGTGGCGCTCTACTCGGTGGAGGAGCCCGCGAACGTGCCGAGGCCGGAGCTCGGCTGA